A region of Malaclemys terrapin pileata isolate rMalTer1 chromosome 5, rMalTer1.hap1, whole genome shotgun sequence DNA encodes the following proteins:
- the NDUFC1 gene encoding NADH dehydrogenase [ubiquinone] 1 subunit C1, mitochondrial translates to MAPPLGLAKRLFLASGSLNHTLTRSAFIARKPDYAKPNWGKVGLTFGTTAALWVLLFKQHNEDVMEYERRREEREKRDACTGCS, encoded by the exons ATGGCGCCGCCGCTGGGGCTGGCGAAGCGGCTGTTCCTGGCGTCCGGGAGCCTGAACCACA CATTGACTCGTTCTGCATTCATTGCAAGAAAACCTGACTATGCAAAACCAAACTGGGGAAAGGTTGGACTGACTTTTGGCACCACTGCAGCTCTGTGGGTCCTA CTCTTCAAGCAACATAATGAAGATGTAATGGAATAtgaaaggagaagagaagagagggagaaaCGTGATGCATGTACAGGATGTTCATA G